A DNA window from Synchiropus splendidus isolate RoL2022-P1 chromosome 2, RoL_Sspl_1.0, whole genome shotgun sequence contains the following coding sequences:
- the gab1 gene encoding GRB2-associated-binding protein 1 isoform X1 produces MALYLLHFGCCIVVFPHPLIIEPEFGAWKKRWFVLRSGRLTGDPDVLEYYKNDHTKKPIRVIDLNLCEQVDAALSFNKKDLEHSFIFDIKTIDRVFYLVADTEEEMNKWVRCICDICGFNPTDEEAAKAAHQSAIGGLVVDTTPHPALGNIVGPAAGVLSGLPPPYQPVSVRHLDSQSSSEEPQDYLLLVNCESKKPEPNRGRECSKSTSSETDLNDNVPSHRTPTSSTSSAKHTSHNGFFPQHQGPASASSIYDSPPPRGASMFTDNGLYHLPRSYSQDTVLVPKSASSPPAHQESADSSDLYVFNTPSRKASMETQMRNMSISYDIPPTPGANSTYQVPRTFSSSTGCTEDGGDVVPPPRPPKPSLSSTSGPPPPPAERSPTDNYCVPRSVSETDTNYCVPTGAGNKALRSNTIGTVDCSRICRDFGSQDCYDVPRSFPSDKSCSFDFNESFNSYFKNKGIMPLGSHSTEEIDQNYVPMSANSPSHHHSGSLSEPIHEANYVPMTPSTMEFSSLGKQVPPPAHMGFRSSPKTPPRRPMVIDCQPPPVDRNLKPDRKGQSPKIIRAKGVGLERTDSQTVGEFQRGRRKGKPAPLEIKPVPEWEEPCTPVRSPVTRSFARDFSRFPMPPRPLSMHSTASSTDSEDSDENYVSMVTNMKNQSDEPSSKLTAPMTVDGGSSPVVKPKGDKQVEYLDLDLDSGKTTPPRKTNGAGLAASDERVDYVVVDQQRTQALKSTREAWSDGRQSTETETVLKGPK; encoded by the exons GCATGGAAGAAGCGGTGGTTTGTTCTTCGCAGCGGCCGTCTCACAGGCGACCCAGACGTGCTGGAGTATTACAAGAATGACCACACCAAGAAGCCCATCCGAGTGATTGACCTCAACTTATGCGAGCAG GTGGATGCCGCGCTGTCATTCAACAAGAAGGACTTGGAGCACAGCTTCATATTCGACATCAAGACCATCGACCGCGTCTTTTACCTGGTGGCCGACACTGAAGAGGAGATGAATAAGTGGGTCCGCTGCATCTGCGATATCTGCGGTTTCAACCCCACAGATGAAG AAGCAGCAAAGGCGGCCCATCAGTCAGCCATAGGAGGCTTGGTGGTGGACACGACCCCTCACCCTGCCCTTGGGAATATTGTTGGTCCCGCAGCAGGAGTCTTGTCCGGCCTGCCCCCTCCGTACCAGCCGGTCAGCGTGCGTCATCTGGACTCTCAGTCCAGTTCAGAAGAGCCACAGGATTATTTGTTGCTGGTCAACTGTGAGAGTAAAAAGCCTGAACCAAACAG AGGTCGTGAGTGTTCGAAATCTACCTCCTCTGAGACTGACCTGAACGACAACGTCCCCTCTCACCGCACGCCCACTTCCTCCACGTCATCAGCCAAACACACATCGCACAACGGCTTCTTCCCTCAGCACCAGGGACCAGCCTCGGCTTCGTCCATCTACGACTCGCCTCCACCACGTGGCGCTTCCATGTTTACCGACAATGGCCTCTACCACCTGCCTCGCAGCTACTCTCAGGACACTGTACTGGTGCCCAAATCGGCGTCATCCCCGCCAGCCCATCAAGAAAGCGCAGACTCTTCCGACCTATACGTCTTCAACACACCTTCGCGGAAGGCCTCCATGGAGACGCAGATGCGTAACATGTCCATCAGCTATGACATCCCGCCGACACCAGGAGCAAACTCCACGTACCAGGTCCCCCGCACGTTCTCCTCGTCCACTGGTTGCACGGAGGACGGCGGAGATGTCGTCCCCCCTCCGAGACCACCCAAGCCGTCGCTCAGTTCCACCTCAGGACCCCCACCTCCTCCCGCAGAGAGATCACCTACGGACAATTACTGTGTACCTCGTTCGGTGTCGGAGACGGATACGAACTACTGTGTGCCCACAGGAGCCGGAAATAAAGCCTTGCGCAGCAACACTATCGGCACTGTGGACTGTTCACGGATCTGCCGAG ATTTTGGATCGCAAGACTGTTACGATGTTCCTAGATCTTTTCCTTCAGACAAAAGCTGCTCCTTCGACTTCAACGAAAGTTTCAACAGCTACTTT AAAAACAAGGGAATAATGCCACTGGGCAGCCACTCAACAGAGGAGATCGACCAGAACTACGTACCCATGAGTGCAAACTCCCCATCACACCATCACTCAGGCAGCTTGTCAGAGCCCATACACGAAGCCAACTACGTGCCTATGACTCCAAGCACTATGGAGTTCTCCTCGCTGGGAAAACAAGTCCCCCCACCTGCACACATGGGCTTCCGCTCCAGCCCTAAGACCCCCCCACGCAGGCCAATGGTCATCGACTGTCAGCCCCCACCCGTGGACCGAAATCTTAAACCGGATCGAAAAG GTCAAAGTCCTAAAATTATAAGAGCAAAAGGTGTCGGTTTAGAGCGAACCGATTCTCAAACCGTAGGTGAATTCCAGAGAGGACGGCGTAAGG GAAAACCTGCTCCGCTGGAGATCAAACCTGTGCCAGAATGGGAGGAGCCTTGCACGCCAGTCCGCTCACCTGTCACCCGGTCCTTCGCTCGGGA TTTCTCTAGGTTCCCGATGCCGCCGAGGCCCCTGTCAATGCACAGTACAGCCTCCAGCACTGACTCCGAGGACAGTGATGAGAATTATGTATCCATGGTCACTAATATGAAGAACCAGTCAGACGAACCA AGCTCTAAACTCACTGCGCCGATGACTGTGGATGGGGGAAGCAGCCCAGTCGTGAAACCCAAAGGAGACAAACAGGTGGAGTACCTGGATTTGGATCTTGACTCTGGCAAGACCACCCCACCTAGAAAG ACCAATGGAGCTGGCCTGGCTGCGTCGGATGAGCGCGTGGATTATGTGGTTGTGGACCAGCAGCGCACACAAGCCCTGAAGAGCACCCGGGAGGCCTGGAGCGACGGCCGACAATCCACCGAGACAGAGACTGTGTTAAAAGGACCAAAGTGA
- the gab1 gene encoding GRB2-associated-binding protein 1 isoform X6 translates to MALYLLHFGCCIVVFPHPLIIEPEFGAWKKRWFVLRSGRLTGDPDVLEYYKNDHTKKPIRVIDLNLCEQVDAALSFNKKDLEHSFIFDIKTIDRVFYLVADTEEEMNKWVRCICDICGFNPTDEEAAKAAHQSAIGGLVVDTTPHPALGNIVGPAAGVLSGLPPPYQPVSVRHLDSQSSSEEPQDYLLLVNCESKKPEPNRGRECSKSTSSETDLNDNVPSHRTPTSSTSSAKHTSHNGFFPQHQGPASASSIYDSPPPRGASMFTDNGLYHLPRSYSQDTVLVPKSASSPPAHQESADSSDLYVFNTPSRKASMETQMRNMSISYDIPPTPGANSTYQVPRTFSSSTGCTEDGGDVVPPPRPPKPSLSSTSGPPPPPAERSPTDNYCVPRSVSETDTNYCVPTGAGNKALRSNTIGTVDCSRICRDFGSQDCYDVPRSFPSDKSCSFDFNESFNSYFKNKGIMPLGSHSTEEIDQNYVPMSANSPSHHHSGSLSEPIHEANYVPMTPSTMEFSSLGKQVPPPAHMGFRSSPKTPPRRPMVIDCQPPPVDRNLKPDRKGKPAPLEIKPVPEWEEPCTPVRSPVTRSFAREEESFYCTVPITPVKREVEELDTVEESSKLTAPMTVDGGSSPVVKPKGDKQVEYLDLDLDSGKTTPPRKTNGAGLAASDERVDYVVVDQQRTQALKSTREAWSDGRQSTETETVLKGPK, encoded by the exons GCATGGAAGAAGCGGTGGTTTGTTCTTCGCAGCGGCCGTCTCACAGGCGACCCAGACGTGCTGGAGTATTACAAGAATGACCACACCAAGAAGCCCATCCGAGTGATTGACCTCAACTTATGCGAGCAG GTGGATGCCGCGCTGTCATTCAACAAGAAGGACTTGGAGCACAGCTTCATATTCGACATCAAGACCATCGACCGCGTCTTTTACCTGGTGGCCGACACTGAAGAGGAGATGAATAAGTGGGTCCGCTGCATCTGCGATATCTGCGGTTTCAACCCCACAGATGAAG AAGCAGCAAAGGCGGCCCATCAGTCAGCCATAGGAGGCTTGGTGGTGGACACGACCCCTCACCCTGCCCTTGGGAATATTGTTGGTCCCGCAGCAGGAGTCTTGTCCGGCCTGCCCCCTCCGTACCAGCCGGTCAGCGTGCGTCATCTGGACTCTCAGTCCAGTTCAGAAGAGCCACAGGATTATTTGTTGCTGGTCAACTGTGAGAGTAAAAAGCCTGAACCAAACAG AGGTCGTGAGTGTTCGAAATCTACCTCCTCTGAGACTGACCTGAACGACAACGTCCCCTCTCACCGCACGCCCACTTCCTCCACGTCATCAGCCAAACACACATCGCACAACGGCTTCTTCCCTCAGCACCAGGGACCAGCCTCGGCTTCGTCCATCTACGACTCGCCTCCACCACGTGGCGCTTCCATGTTTACCGACAATGGCCTCTACCACCTGCCTCGCAGCTACTCTCAGGACACTGTACTGGTGCCCAAATCGGCGTCATCCCCGCCAGCCCATCAAGAAAGCGCAGACTCTTCCGACCTATACGTCTTCAACACACCTTCGCGGAAGGCCTCCATGGAGACGCAGATGCGTAACATGTCCATCAGCTATGACATCCCGCCGACACCAGGAGCAAACTCCACGTACCAGGTCCCCCGCACGTTCTCCTCGTCCACTGGTTGCACGGAGGACGGCGGAGATGTCGTCCCCCCTCCGAGACCACCCAAGCCGTCGCTCAGTTCCACCTCAGGACCCCCACCTCCTCCCGCAGAGAGATCACCTACGGACAATTACTGTGTACCTCGTTCGGTGTCGGAGACGGATACGAACTACTGTGTGCCCACAGGAGCCGGAAATAAAGCCTTGCGCAGCAACACTATCGGCACTGTGGACTGTTCACGGATCTGCCGAG ATTTTGGATCGCAAGACTGTTACGATGTTCCTAGATCTTTTCCTTCAGACAAAAGCTGCTCCTTCGACTTCAACGAAAGTTTCAACAGCTACTTT AAAAACAAGGGAATAATGCCACTGGGCAGCCACTCAACAGAGGAGATCGACCAGAACTACGTACCCATGAGTGCAAACTCCCCATCACACCATCACTCAGGCAGCTTGTCAGAGCCCATACACGAAGCCAACTACGTGCCTATGACTCCAAGCACTATGGAGTTCTCCTCGCTGGGAAAACAAGTCCCCCCACCTGCACACATGGGCTTCCGCTCCAGCCCTAAGACCCCCCCACGCAGGCCAATGGTCATCGACTGTCAGCCCCCACCCGTGGACCGAAATCTTAAACCGGATCGAAAAG GAAAACCTGCTCCGCTGGAGATCAAACCTGTGCCAGAATGGGAGGAGCCTTGCACGCCAGTCCGCTCACCTGTCACCCGGTCCTTCGCTCGGGA AGAGGAGTCCTTCTACTGCACTGTCCCCATCACCCCCGTaaagagggaggtggaggaacTTGACACCGTAGAGGAG AGCTCTAAACTCACTGCGCCGATGACTGTGGATGGGGGAAGCAGCCCAGTCGTGAAACCCAAAGGAGACAAACAGGTGGAGTACCTGGATTTGGATCTTGACTCTGGCAAGACCACCCCACCTAGAAAG ACCAATGGAGCTGGCCTGGCTGCGTCGGATGAGCGCGTGGATTATGTGGTTGTGGACCAGCAGCGCACACAAGCCCTGAAGAGCACCCGGGAGGCCTGGAGCGACGGCCGACAATCCACCGAGACAGAGACTGTGTTAAAAGGACCAAAGTGA
- the gab1 gene encoding GRB2-associated-binding protein 1 isoform X4 yields the protein MALYLLHFGCCIVVFPHPLIIEPEFGAWKKRWFVLRSGRLTGDPDVLEYYKNDHTKKPIRVIDLNLCEQVDAALSFNKKDLEHSFIFDIKTIDRVFYLVADTEEEMNKWVRCICDICGFNPTDEEAAKAAHQSAIGGLVVDTTPHPALGNIVGPAAGVLSGLPPPYQPVSVRHLDSQSSSEEPQDYLLLVNCESKKPEPNRGRECSKSTSSETDLNDNVPSHRTPTSSTSSAKHTSHNGFFPQHQGPASASSIYDSPPPRGASMFTDNGLYHLPRSYSQDTVLVPKSASSPPAHQESADSSDLYVFNTPSRKASMETQMRNMSISYDIPPTPGANSTYQVPRTFSSSTGCTEDGGDVVPPPRPPKPSLSSTSGPPPPPAERSPTDNYCVPRSVSETDTNYCVPTGAGNKALRSNTIGTVDCSRICRDFGSQDCYDVPRSFPSDKSCSFDFNESFNSYFKNKGIMPLGSHSTEEIDQNYVPMSANSPSHHHSGSLSEPIHEANYVPMTPSTMEFSSLGKQVPPPAHMGFRSSPKTPPRRPMVIDCQPPPVDRNLKPDRKGKPAPLEIKPVPEWEEPCTPVRSPVTRSFARDFSRFPMPPRPLSMHSTASSTDSEDSDENYVSMVTNMKNQSDEPSSKLTAPMTVDGGSSPVVKPKGDKQVEYLDLDLDSGKTTPPRKTNGAGLAASDERVDYVVVDQQRTQALKSTREAWSDGRQSTETETVLKGPK from the exons GCATGGAAGAAGCGGTGGTTTGTTCTTCGCAGCGGCCGTCTCACAGGCGACCCAGACGTGCTGGAGTATTACAAGAATGACCACACCAAGAAGCCCATCCGAGTGATTGACCTCAACTTATGCGAGCAG GTGGATGCCGCGCTGTCATTCAACAAGAAGGACTTGGAGCACAGCTTCATATTCGACATCAAGACCATCGACCGCGTCTTTTACCTGGTGGCCGACACTGAAGAGGAGATGAATAAGTGGGTCCGCTGCATCTGCGATATCTGCGGTTTCAACCCCACAGATGAAG AAGCAGCAAAGGCGGCCCATCAGTCAGCCATAGGAGGCTTGGTGGTGGACACGACCCCTCACCCTGCCCTTGGGAATATTGTTGGTCCCGCAGCAGGAGTCTTGTCCGGCCTGCCCCCTCCGTACCAGCCGGTCAGCGTGCGTCATCTGGACTCTCAGTCCAGTTCAGAAGAGCCACAGGATTATTTGTTGCTGGTCAACTGTGAGAGTAAAAAGCCTGAACCAAACAG AGGTCGTGAGTGTTCGAAATCTACCTCCTCTGAGACTGACCTGAACGACAACGTCCCCTCTCACCGCACGCCCACTTCCTCCACGTCATCAGCCAAACACACATCGCACAACGGCTTCTTCCCTCAGCACCAGGGACCAGCCTCGGCTTCGTCCATCTACGACTCGCCTCCACCACGTGGCGCTTCCATGTTTACCGACAATGGCCTCTACCACCTGCCTCGCAGCTACTCTCAGGACACTGTACTGGTGCCCAAATCGGCGTCATCCCCGCCAGCCCATCAAGAAAGCGCAGACTCTTCCGACCTATACGTCTTCAACACACCTTCGCGGAAGGCCTCCATGGAGACGCAGATGCGTAACATGTCCATCAGCTATGACATCCCGCCGACACCAGGAGCAAACTCCACGTACCAGGTCCCCCGCACGTTCTCCTCGTCCACTGGTTGCACGGAGGACGGCGGAGATGTCGTCCCCCCTCCGAGACCACCCAAGCCGTCGCTCAGTTCCACCTCAGGACCCCCACCTCCTCCCGCAGAGAGATCACCTACGGACAATTACTGTGTACCTCGTTCGGTGTCGGAGACGGATACGAACTACTGTGTGCCCACAGGAGCCGGAAATAAAGCCTTGCGCAGCAACACTATCGGCACTGTGGACTGTTCACGGATCTGCCGAG ATTTTGGATCGCAAGACTGTTACGATGTTCCTAGATCTTTTCCTTCAGACAAAAGCTGCTCCTTCGACTTCAACGAAAGTTTCAACAGCTACTTT AAAAACAAGGGAATAATGCCACTGGGCAGCCACTCAACAGAGGAGATCGACCAGAACTACGTACCCATGAGTGCAAACTCCCCATCACACCATCACTCAGGCAGCTTGTCAGAGCCCATACACGAAGCCAACTACGTGCCTATGACTCCAAGCACTATGGAGTTCTCCTCGCTGGGAAAACAAGTCCCCCCACCTGCACACATGGGCTTCCGCTCCAGCCCTAAGACCCCCCCACGCAGGCCAATGGTCATCGACTGTCAGCCCCCACCCGTGGACCGAAATCTTAAACCGGATCGAAAAG GAAAACCTGCTCCGCTGGAGATCAAACCTGTGCCAGAATGGGAGGAGCCTTGCACGCCAGTCCGCTCACCTGTCACCCGGTCCTTCGCTCGGGA TTTCTCTAGGTTCCCGATGCCGCCGAGGCCCCTGTCAATGCACAGTACAGCCTCCAGCACTGACTCCGAGGACAGTGATGAGAATTATGTATCCATGGTCACTAATATGAAGAACCAGTCAGACGAACCA AGCTCTAAACTCACTGCGCCGATGACTGTGGATGGGGGAAGCAGCCCAGTCGTGAAACCCAAAGGAGACAAACAGGTGGAGTACCTGGATTTGGATCTTGACTCTGGCAAGACCACCCCACCTAGAAAG ACCAATGGAGCTGGCCTGGCTGCGTCGGATGAGCGCGTGGATTATGTGGTTGTGGACCAGCAGCGCACACAAGCCCTGAAGAGCACCCGGGAGGCCTGGAGCGACGGCCGACAATCCACCGAGACAGAGACTGTGTTAAAAGGACCAAAGTGA
- the gab1 gene encoding GRB2-associated-binding protein 1 isoform X7: MNKWVRCICDICGFNPTDEEAAKAAHQSAIGGLVVDTTPHPALGNIVGPAAGVLSGLPPPYQPVSVRHLDSQSSSEEPQDYLLLVNCESKKPEPNRGRECSKSTSSETDLNDNVPSHRTPTSSTSSAKHTSHNGFFPQHQGPASASSIYDSPPPRGASMFTDNGLYHLPRSYSQDTVLVPKSASSPPAHQESADSSDLYVFNTPSRKASMETQMRNMSISYDIPPTPGANSTYQVPRTFSSSTGCTEDGGDVVPPPRPPKPSLSSTSGPPPPPAERSPTDNYCVPRSVSETDTNYCVPTGAGNKALRSNTIGTVDCSRICRDFGSQDCYDVPRSFPSDKSCSFDFNESFNSYFKNKGIMPLGSHSTEEIDQNYVPMSANSPSHHHSGSLSEPIHEANYVPMTPSTMEFSSLGKQVPPPAHMGFRSSPKTPPRRPMVIDCQPPPVDRNLKPDRKGQSPKIIRAKGVGLERTDSQTVGEFQRGRRKGKPAPLEIKPVPEWEEPCTPVRSPVTRSFARDFSRFPMPPRPLSMHSTASSTDSEDSDENYVSMVTNMKNQSDEPSSKLTAPMTVDGGSSPVVKPKGDKQVEYLDLDLDSGKTTPPRKTNGAGLAASDERVDYVVVDQQRTQALKSTREAWSDGRQSTETETVLKGPK, encoded by the exons ATGAATAAGTGGGTCCGCTGCATCTGCGATATCTGCGGTTTCAACCCCACAGATGAAG AAGCAGCAAAGGCGGCCCATCAGTCAGCCATAGGAGGCTTGGTGGTGGACACGACCCCTCACCCTGCCCTTGGGAATATTGTTGGTCCCGCAGCAGGAGTCTTGTCCGGCCTGCCCCCTCCGTACCAGCCGGTCAGCGTGCGTCATCTGGACTCTCAGTCCAGTTCAGAAGAGCCACAGGATTATTTGTTGCTGGTCAACTGTGAGAGTAAAAAGCCTGAACCAAACAG AGGTCGTGAGTGTTCGAAATCTACCTCCTCTGAGACTGACCTGAACGACAACGTCCCCTCTCACCGCACGCCCACTTCCTCCACGTCATCAGCCAAACACACATCGCACAACGGCTTCTTCCCTCAGCACCAGGGACCAGCCTCGGCTTCGTCCATCTACGACTCGCCTCCACCACGTGGCGCTTCCATGTTTACCGACAATGGCCTCTACCACCTGCCTCGCAGCTACTCTCAGGACACTGTACTGGTGCCCAAATCGGCGTCATCCCCGCCAGCCCATCAAGAAAGCGCAGACTCTTCCGACCTATACGTCTTCAACACACCTTCGCGGAAGGCCTCCATGGAGACGCAGATGCGTAACATGTCCATCAGCTATGACATCCCGCCGACACCAGGAGCAAACTCCACGTACCAGGTCCCCCGCACGTTCTCCTCGTCCACTGGTTGCACGGAGGACGGCGGAGATGTCGTCCCCCCTCCGAGACCACCCAAGCCGTCGCTCAGTTCCACCTCAGGACCCCCACCTCCTCCCGCAGAGAGATCACCTACGGACAATTACTGTGTACCTCGTTCGGTGTCGGAGACGGATACGAACTACTGTGTGCCCACAGGAGCCGGAAATAAAGCCTTGCGCAGCAACACTATCGGCACTGTGGACTGTTCACGGATCTGCCGAG ATTTTGGATCGCAAGACTGTTACGATGTTCCTAGATCTTTTCCTTCAGACAAAAGCTGCTCCTTCGACTTCAACGAAAGTTTCAACAGCTACTTT AAAAACAAGGGAATAATGCCACTGGGCAGCCACTCAACAGAGGAGATCGACCAGAACTACGTACCCATGAGTGCAAACTCCCCATCACACCATCACTCAGGCAGCTTGTCAGAGCCCATACACGAAGCCAACTACGTGCCTATGACTCCAAGCACTATGGAGTTCTCCTCGCTGGGAAAACAAGTCCCCCCACCTGCACACATGGGCTTCCGCTCCAGCCCTAAGACCCCCCCACGCAGGCCAATGGTCATCGACTGTCAGCCCCCACCCGTGGACCGAAATCTTAAACCGGATCGAAAAG GTCAAAGTCCTAAAATTATAAGAGCAAAAGGTGTCGGTTTAGAGCGAACCGATTCTCAAACCGTAGGTGAATTCCAGAGAGGACGGCGTAAGG GAAAACCTGCTCCGCTGGAGATCAAACCTGTGCCAGAATGGGAGGAGCCTTGCACGCCAGTCCGCTCACCTGTCACCCGGTCCTTCGCTCGGGA TTTCTCTAGGTTCCCGATGCCGCCGAGGCCCCTGTCAATGCACAGTACAGCCTCCAGCACTGACTCCGAGGACAGTGATGAGAATTATGTATCCATGGTCACTAATATGAAGAACCAGTCAGACGAACCA AGCTCTAAACTCACTGCGCCGATGACTGTGGATGGGGGAAGCAGCCCAGTCGTGAAACCCAAAGGAGACAAACAGGTGGAGTACCTGGATTTGGATCTTGACTCTGGCAAGACCACCCCACCTAGAAAG ACCAATGGAGCTGGCCTGGCTGCGTCGGATGAGCGCGTGGATTATGTGGTTGTGGACCAGCAGCGCACACAAGCCCTGAAGAGCACCCGGGAGGCCTGGAGCGACGGCCGACAATCCACCGAGACAGAGACTGTGTTAAAAGGACCAAAGTGA
- the gab1 gene encoding GRB2-associated-binding protein 1 isoform X5, with translation MSGGDVVCSGWLRKSPPEKKLRRYAWKKRWFVLRSGRLTGDPDVLEYYKNDHTKKPIRVIDLNLCEQVDAALSFNKKDLEHSFIFDIKTIDRVFYLVADTEEEMNKWVRCICDICGFNPTDEEAAKAAHQSAIGGLVVDTTPHPALGNIVGPAAGVLSGLPPPYQPVSVRHLDSQSSSEEPQDYLLLVNCESKKPEPNRGRECSKSTSSETDLNDNVPSHRTPTSSTSSAKHTSHNGFFPQHQGPASASSIYDSPPPRGASMFTDNGLYHLPRSYSQDTVLVPKSASSPPAHQESADSSDLYVFNTPSRKASMETQMRNMSISYDIPPTPGANSTYQVPRTFSSSTGCTEDGGDVVPPPRPPKPSLSSTSGPPPPPAERSPTDNYCVPRSVSETDTNYCVPTGAGNKALRSNTIGTVDCSRICRDFGSQDCYDVPRSFPSDKSCSFDFNESFNSYFKNKGIMPLGSHSTEEIDQNYVPMSANSPSHHHSGSLSEPIHEANYVPMTPSTMEFSSLGKQVPPPAHMGFRSSPKTPPRRPMVIDCQPPPVDRNLKPDRKGKPAPLEIKPVPEWEEPCTPVRSPVTRSFARDFSRFPMPPRPLSMHSTASSTDSEDSDENYVSMVTNMKNQSDEPSSKLTAPMTVDGGSSPVVKPKGDKQVEYLDLDLDSGKTTPPRKTNGAGLAASDERVDYVVVDQQRTQALKSTREAWSDGRQSTETETVLKGPK, from the exons GCATGGAAGAAGCGGTGGTTTGTTCTTCGCAGCGGCCGTCTCACAGGCGACCCAGACGTGCTGGAGTATTACAAGAATGACCACACCAAGAAGCCCATCCGAGTGATTGACCTCAACTTATGCGAGCAG GTGGATGCCGCGCTGTCATTCAACAAGAAGGACTTGGAGCACAGCTTCATATTCGACATCAAGACCATCGACCGCGTCTTTTACCTGGTGGCCGACACTGAAGAGGAGATGAATAAGTGGGTCCGCTGCATCTGCGATATCTGCGGTTTCAACCCCACAGATGAAG AAGCAGCAAAGGCGGCCCATCAGTCAGCCATAGGAGGCTTGGTGGTGGACACGACCCCTCACCCTGCCCTTGGGAATATTGTTGGTCCCGCAGCAGGAGTCTTGTCCGGCCTGCCCCCTCCGTACCAGCCGGTCAGCGTGCGTCATCTGGACTCTCAGTCCAGTTCAGAAGAGCCACAGGATTATTTGTTGCTGGTCAACTGTGAGAGTAAAAAGCCTGAACCAAACAG AGGTCGTGAGTGTTCGAAATCTACCTCCTCTGAGACTGACCTGAACGACAACGTCCCCTCTCACCGCACGCCCACTTCCTCCACGTCATCAGCCAAACACACATCGCACAACGGCTTCTTCCCTCAGCACCAGGGACCAGCCTCGGCTTCGTCCATCTACGACTCGCCTCCACCACGTGGCGCTTCCATGTTTACCGACAATGGCCTCTACCACCTGCCTCGCAGCTACTCTCAGGACACTGTACTGGTGCCCAAATCGGCGTCATCCCCGCCAGCCCATCAAGAAAGCGCAGACTCTTCCGACCTATACGTCTTCAACACACCTTCGCGGAAGGCCTCCATGGAGACGCAGATGCGTAACATGTCCATCAGCTATGACATCCCGCCGACACCAGGAGCAAACTCCACGTACCAGGTCCCCCGCACGTTCTCCTCGTCCACTGGTTGCACGGAGGACGGCGGAGATGTCGTCCCCCCTCCGAGACCACCCAAGCCGTCGCTCAGTTCCACCTCAGGACCCCCACCTCCTCCCGCAGAGAGATCACCTACGGACAATTACTGTGTACCTCGTTCGGTGTCGGAGACGGATACGAACTACTGTGTGCCCACAGGAGCCGGAAATAAAGCCTTGCGCAGCAACACTATCGGCACTGTGGACTGTTCACGGATCTGCCGAG ATTTTGGATCGCAAGACTGTTACGATGTTCCTAGATCTTTTCCTTCAGACAAAAGCTGCTCCTTCGACTTCAACGAAAGTTTCAACAGCTACTTT AAAAACAAGGGAATAATGCCACTGGGCAGCCACTCAACAGAGGAGATCGACCAGAACTACGTACCCATGAGTGCAAACTCCCCATCACACCATCACTCAGGCAGCTTGTCAGAGCCCATACACGAAGCCAACTACGTGCCTATGACTCCAAGCACTATGGAGTTCTCCTCGCTGGGAAAACAAGTCCCCCCACCTGCACACATGGGCTTCCGCTCCAGCCCTAAGACCCCCCCACGCAGGCCAATGGTCATCGACTGTCAGCCCCCACCCGTGGACCGAAATCTTAAACCGGATCGAAAAG GAAAACCTGCTCCGCTGGAGATCAAACCTGTGCCAGAATGGGAGGAGCCTTGCACGCCAGTCCGCTCACCTGTCACCCGGTCCTTCGCTCGGGA TTTCTCTAGGTTCCCGATGCCGCCGAGGCCCCTGTCAATGCACAGTACAGCCTCCAGCACTGACTCCGAGGACAGTGATGAGAATTATGTATCCATGGTCACTAATATGAAGAACCAGTCAGACGAACCA AGCTCTAAACTCACTGCGCCGATGACTGTGGATGGGGGAAGCAGCCCAGTCGTGAAACCCAAAGGAGACAAACAGGTGGAGTACCTGGATTTGGATCTTGACTCTGGCAAGACCACCCCACCTAGAAAG ACCAATGGAGCTGGCCTGGCTGCGTCGGATGAGCGCGTGGATTATGTGGTTGTGGACCAGCAGCGCACACAAGCCCTGAAGAGCACCCGGGAGGCCTGGAGCGACGGCCGACAATCCACCGAGACAGAGACTGTGTTAAAAGGACCAAAGTGA